The proteins below are encoded in one region of Gopherus evgoodei ecotype Sinaloan lineage unplaced genomic scaffold, rGopEvg1_v1.p scaffold_38_arrow_ctg1, whole genome shotgun sequence:
- the TELO2 gene encoding telomere length regulation protein TEL2 homolog isoform X5, translated as MCAWETRRNSECVGATPNGSHQGGLHLAEDLLATGRVCARSLDRSSSLRLYSESTRTAVLQNLLGYLALDSLRRSLLIKVLKELLETWGSSSAVKHSPVEQQLYVSKAILICLSHLKEPEIESNGQELLTSMMGGMKCHLDSNLPRIRRLGMIVAESISSRITTDGSCLKFQYEDDDETRELKSLQQTARLQLPVTDLPNAGRNDSPSATPKAVSKPSGNPHPAAPAVPEEGSDLELDSDDDLIPYDMSEDKELKKMKVPVYIRDCIEVLTGSEDMDKWEATMKVLESLIRRNSATTREVSMELAKVLLHLEEKTYIEGFVELRKRALVAVTITDPVPVVQYLTSQFYSLNYSLCQRMDILDVLALAAQELSQPQASGKNNPRSTQSPCIQTVLGSDSSQNWRRIVDERIKSKTRRLAKGQSVVEPACGPNKFSSLAGHFFFPLIQNFDRPLVTFDLLGDDHLVLGRLAHTLAILMYFAIHTVAAAAMGKSLLEFVWALRFHTDSYVRQGLLSAVSSILLSIPSERLLEDMTDEFLETQSWLADVAEKDPDGDCRRLAWQNLLLMENLLKKLRSVPS; from the exons ATGTGTGCATGGGAGACGAG AAGAAATTCTGAATGTGTTGGTGCCACGCCTAATGGATCTCACCAAGGTGGACTGCATCTGGCAGAGGATTTGCTGGCGACTGGTCGAGTGTGTGCCAGATCGTTGGATAGAAGCAGTAGTTTGCGGCTTTATTCAGAAAGCACCAGG ACTGCAGTGCTGCAGAACCTCCTTGGATACCTGGCCCTAGACAGCCTTCGCCGTTCCTTATTGATCAAA GTGCTGAAAGAACTCCTGGAGacctggggcagcagcagtgctgtgaaaCACTCTCCAGTTGAGCAACAACTGTATGTGAGCAAGGCCATCCTGATCTGCCTCTCCCACCTGAAGGAGCCTGAAATAGAGAGCAACGGAcaag AGCTTCTCACCAGCATGATGGGAGGGATGAAATGCCACCTGGACAGCAACTTGCCACGGATTCGGCGTCTGGGAATGATAGTGGCAGAAAGCATCAGTTCCAGAATAACTACAGATGGGTCCTGCCTGAAATTCCAG tatgaagatgatgatgagacCAGAGAGCTAAAGTCTCTCCAGCAGACAGCCCGACTACAGCTCCCTGTCACTGACCTGCCAAATGCTGG CAGGAATGACAGTCCATCTGCTACACCAAAAGCTGTGTCAAAACCAAGTGGGAACCcacacccagcagcccctgcagTGCCAGAGGAGGGATCTGACTTGGAGCTTGACAG TGATGATGACCTCATTCCTTACGACATGTCAGAGGATAAAGAGCTGAAGAAAATGAAAGTTCCCGTCTATATCCGAGACTGTATTGAAG TCCTAACTGGATCTGAAGACATGGACAAGTGGGAAGCTACAATGAAGGTTTTGGAGAGTCTGATTCGAAGGAATTCAGCTACTACAAGAGAG GTGAGCATGGAGCTGGCTAAAGTactgctgcacctggaggaaaagACCTACATAGAAGGCTTTGTGGAGCTCCGTAAGAGAGCCCTAGTGGCTGTCACCATCACAGATCCAGTACCA GTGGTGCAGTATCTGACCTCCCAGTTCTATTCCCTGAACTACAGTCTCTGTCAGCGCATGGACATTTTGGAT GTTCTAGCTTTGGCTGCTCAGGAACTCTCTCAGCCCCAGGCCTCTGGGAAAAATAATCCCCGCAGCACCCAGAGTCCCTGCATCCAGACCGTCCTTGGCAGTGACAGCTCCCAGAACTGGAGAAGGATTGTGGATGAGAGGATCAAAAGCAAGACGCGCCGTTTGGCGAAG GGTCAGTCTGTAGTGGAACCGGCTTGTGGCCCAAACAAATTTAGTTCTTTAGCTGGACACTTCTTCTTCCCCCTGATTCAGAACTTTGACAG GCCTCTGGTGACCTTTGACCTTTTGGGAGACGATCACCTTGTGCTAGGAAGGCTGGCGCACACTCTTGCAATCTTGATGTACTTTGCCATCCACACTGTG gcagctgctgccatgGGAAAGTCACTGCTGGAGTTCGTCTGGGCCCTGCGCTTCCATACAGATTC GTATGTGCGTCAGGGCCTCCTGTCCGCAGTCTCCTCCATCCTCCTGAGTATCCCTAGTGAGCGGCTGCTGGAGGACATGACAGACGAGTTCCTGGAGACACAGTCCTGGCTGGCAG ATGTAGCAGAGAAGGACCCAGATGGGGACTGCAGGAGGCTGGCCTGGCAGAATCTGCTGCTAATGGAGAACTTGCTAAAAAAACTCAGAAGTGTCCCTTCctag